The Paenibacillus tianjinensis genome has a window encoding:
- the der gene encoding ribosome biogenesis GTPase Der: MARPVVAIVGRPNVGKSTIFNRLIGDRLAIVEDKPGITRDRIYGVSDWNGKSFSVIDTGGIEIDGEDAILKSIRVQAELAIEEADVIVFMCEAKSGLTNADEEVAQILFRSGKPIVLAINKVDNMKRTEDIYEFYSLGIGDPIGISGSHGTGIGDLLDAVTEKLPEKEDEEYDEDVIRVALIGRPNVGKSSLVNAILGEERVIVSDVAGTTRDAIDTPFERDGQRYVLIDTAGMRKRGKVYETTEKYSVMRAMRAIERADVVLVVINGQEGIIDQDKHIAGYAHDAGKASIFVVNKWDAVEKDDKTMQNFENTIRDHFLFMTYAPVVFLSALTKQRLQKLLPVVQHVAQQHALRITTHLVNDVVSDAVAINPPPTDKGRRLRINYVTQVAVKPPTIVVFVNDPSLMHFSYERYLENKIRAAFNFEGTPIRLFTRRKSENEG, translated from the coding sequence ATGGCAAGACCCGTTGTGGCCATTGTAGGCAGGCCTAACGTCGGAAAATCGACGATATTTAACAGGCTGATTGGTGATAGACTGGCCATTGTAGAAGATAAACCGGGGATTACGCGTGACCGGATTTATGGCGTTTCCGATTGGAACGGTAAATCCTTCAGTGTCATTGATACCGGAGGAATTGAGATTGACGGTGAAGATGCGATTCTGAAATCGATCCGCGTTCAGGCGGAGCTGGCGATCGAGGAAGCGGATGTCATCGTCTTTATGTGTGAGGCGAAAAGCGGTCTTACGAATGCAGATGAAGAGGTAGCGCAGATTCTGTTCCGGTCCGGCAAGCCGATCGTGCTGGCGATCAACAAAGTGGATAATATGAAGCGTACGGAAGACATCTATGAATTCTACAGCCTCGGAATTGGCGATCCGATCGGTATTTCCGGCAGCCATGGTACCGGAATCGGCGATCTGCTGGATGCGGTTACTGAAAAGCTTCCGGAAAAGGAAGATGAAGAATATGATGAAGATGTGATTCGTGTAGCTTTGATTGGACGTCCAAACGTAGGGAAATCCTCGCTCGTGAACGCTATTCTCGGTGAAGAACGCGTTATAGTCAGTGATGTTGCCGGAACTACACGCGATGCGATAGATACTCCTTTTGAACGGGATGGACAGCGGTATGTCCTGATTGATACAGCGGGTATGCGTAAACGCGGCAAAGTATATGAAACTACAGAGAAATACAGTGTCATGCGTGCCATGCGTGCTATTGAGCGGGCAGATGTAGTTCTTGTTGTCATCAACGGCCAGGAAGGCATTATCGACCAGGACAAGCATATTGCCGGTTATGCCCATGATGCAGGGAAAGCCTCGATCTTCGTGGTGAATAAGTGGGATGCTGTCGAGAAGGATGACAAGACAATGCAGAACTTTGAGAACACCATCCGCGACCACTTCCTGTTTATGACCTATGCTCCGGTTGTTTTCTTGTCAGCACTTACGAAACAACGTCTTCAGAAGCTGCTCCCGGTTGTACAGCATGTTGCCCAGCAGCATGCATTGCGGATTACGACGCATCTGGTTAATGATGTGGTATCTGATGCTGTAGCGATTAACCCTCCGCCTACGGATAAAGGACGCCGTTTGCGCATCAACTACGTAACCCAGGTTGCGGTGAAGCCGCCGACGATTGTTGTGTTCGTAAATGATCCGTCACTGATGCATTTCTCCTATGAACGTTATTTGGAGAACAAAATCCGTGCAGCGTTCAATTTCGAAGGTACACCGATTCGTCTATTTACGCGGCGCAAATCCGAAAACGAAGGTTAG
- a CDS encoding genetic competence negative regulator produces the protein MRIERLGQDKIRIFLTFDDLSERGIQKEDMWQEVPKVHDLFTEMMDQAYSELGFDATGPLAVEVFALPAQGMVVIVTRGKYDHHQYGGAGEEEMPEEIYEMEVTLEQSDSIVYAFRDFEVLIEAAHVLIGNITSQGKLYSYNDKWYLYFDPKEYEENVLTGIVAVLSEFGDSSPVTEAVLDEYGKTVMAENAIQLLCTHFKRQE, from the coding sequence ATGAGAATAGAGCGATTAGGTCAAGATAAGATACGGATTTTCCTCACTTTTGACGACCTGAGCGAGCGGGGCATCCAGAAGGAAGATATGTGGCAGGAAGTTCCCAAGGTGCATGACCTTTTTACGGAAATGATGGATCAGGCGTATAGTGAACTTGGTTTTGACGCTACAGGTCCGCTTGCCGTAGAAGTGTTCGCATTGCCCGCGCAAGGTATGGTCGTTATTGTGACCCGGGGGAAATATGATCACCATCAGTACGGTGGAGCCGGGGAAGAAGAAATGCCTGAAGAGATTTACGAAATGGAAGTTACTCTAGAACAAAGCGACTCCATTGTGTATGCATTCCGCGATTTTGAGGTTTTGATTGAAGCGGCTCATGTGCTCATCGGCAATATTACTTCCCAGGGAAAACTGTATTCTTATAATGATAAATGGTACCTCTACTTCGATCCGAAGGAATATGAAGAAAATGTCCTTACGGGAATTGTAGCCGTATTGTCGGAGTTCGGGGATTCGTCCCCTGTTACAGAAGCTGTTCTAGATGAATACGGAAAGACCGTAATGGCTGAGAATGCAATCCAGTTATTATGCACTCATTTTAAGCGCCAGGAATAA
- a CDS encoding 2Fe-2S iron-sulfur cluster-binding protein, translated as MKLQNGYKVTFLPEERIAVVKHGTSLLEAARKAGVILPTRCGGKAACLMCKVTVEQQESGALRPPGEAEQRKLGSLLEQGVRLACQAAVCSDVNVSVPEDPLKAAVRRRLEAARRGERDELW; from the coding sequence ATGAAGCTGCAAAATGGATATAAGGTTACTTTTCTGCCCGAAGAGCGAATAGCGGTTGTTAAGCATGGAACATCGCTGCTGGAGGCTGCCCGCAAGGCCGGAGTGATATTGCCTACACGCTGCGGAGGAAAAGCCGCCTGTCTGATGTGTAAAGTGACTGTGGAACAGCAAGAATCCGGTGCACTGCGTCCACCCGGGGAGGCTGAACAGCGCAAGCTGGGCAGCCTGCTGGAGCAGGGCGTCCGTCTGGCCTGCCAGGCTGCCGTCTGCAGCGATGTGAACGTCAGTGTTCCTGAAGACCCGCTTAAAGCGGCTGTACGCCGCAGGCTGGAAGCTGCACGCCGTGGTGAAAGGGACGAGCTATGGTAG
- the prsW gene encoding glutamic-type intramembrane protease PrsW, with protein sequence MLLLSVITSAVAPGLALLTFFYLKDKYDQEPLHMVIKVFLLGLLIVFPVMIIQRGLVLGLSGGPYVDSFLISSGVEECLKWFVLYHMIYNHTEFDEPYDGILYAVAISLGFATIENIMYAWYSHASIGSMFIRALLPVSGHAMFGVVMGYHMGRAKFSKGNKTRGILLVSLLLPWLWHGIYDFILSTTANYWIWFIVPLMALLWYGGMGKVALANSRSPFRFLKREEEVNL encoded by the coding sequence GTGCTTTTGTTATCGGTCATTACGTCGGCAGTGGCACCGGGACTTGCGCTGCTGACTTTTTTCTATCTGAAAGATAAGTATGATCAAGAACCGCTGCATATGGTCATAAAGGTATTTTTGCTCGGCCTGTTGATTGTTTTTCCGGTTATGATCATCCAGAGGGGCCTGGTGCTGGGGCTGAGTGGAGGTCCCTATGTCGACTCGTTCCTCATCTCCTCAGGAGTAGAGGAATGCTTGAAGTGGTTTGTGCTGTACCATATGATTTACAATCATACCGAATTTGACGAGCCATATGATGGAATACTATATGCCGTAGCGATTTCGCTAGGCTTCGCAACAATTGAGAATATAATGTATGCCTGGTACAGCCATGCTTCTATCGGATCAATGTTTATAAGGGCATTGCTGCCGGTCTCGGGACATGCGATGTTCGGAGTTGTTATGGGATATCACATGGGCAGGGCCAAGTTCTCGAAGGGGAACAAAACGAGGGGGATCCTGCTTGTCTCGCTCCTGCTGCCTTGGCTGTGGCACGGAATCTATGACTTTATACTAAGTACTACAGCGAATTACTGGATTTGGTTTATCGTACCTTTGATGGCTTTATTATGGTATGGAGGCATGGGGAAGGTGGCGCTGGCCAACAGCCGCTCGCCGTTCCGTTTTTTGAAGCGTGAGGAAGAGGTTAACCTATAA
- a CDS encoding stage VI sporulation protein F, with product MDRDFSKDALNAINKKAGKNITPGAVKKLASTVKPGTMQNEAQLRQLIKQVSAMAKVPVSEATVQEIISAVKKGGANSGTMESLMKMLMKK from the coding sequence GTGGACAGAGATTTTTCCAAAGATGCATTAAATGCCATCAACAAAAAGGCAGGCAAGAATATAACGCCTGGTGCGGTTAAAAAGCTGGCAAGTACGGTCAAGCCGGGAACCATGCAGAATGAAGCCCAGCTCCGCCAGTTAATCAAACAGGTATCAGCCATGGCGAAGGTGCCGGTCAGTGAGGCTACTGTGCAGGAGATTATCAGTGCTGTCAAAAAAGGCGGCGCAAATTCCGGCACCATGGAGTCTTTGATGAAAATGTTAATGAAAAAATAG
- a CDS encoding DUF2768 family protein, producing the protein MDPMTKMWLSLIAILIMGVSVFLITFARSKTKGVLRAILSIVAFVIMLIGLLSGAASIM; encoded by the coding sequence ATGGATCCGATGACGAAGATGTGGTTATCTCTTATTGCGATACTAATCATGGGAGTATCTGTGTTTCTGATCACTTTTGCCCGCAGCAAGACGAAAGGTGTGCTTAGGGCTATTTTGTCCATAGTTGCCTTTGTTATTATGTTAATCGGCCTGCTCAGTGGAGCGGCTTCAATTATGTAA
- the plsY gene encoding glycerol-3-phosphate 1-O-acyltransferase PlsY, whose translation MAFELLVIVVSYLLGSVSFSVLLARLLKGIDIRHYGSGNAGATNTLRVMGKGPAILVLVLDVLKGIAAVWLGTWAGGWGGWVAVACGIAAIIGHNWPLYFHFRGGKGIATTIGVMATLCFWPALTAGILAILAIVFTRYVSLGSLIFVALTPVFLLFTGFTAPELWGSLIIAVFAFWRHRSNIVKISQGRENKIGSKVKEGNRVV comes from the coding sequence GTGGCGTTTGAACTTCTGGTTATCGTTGTAAGCTATTTGCTTGGCTCTGTCAGCTTTAGTGTATTACTTGCCCGGCTGCTCAAGGGGATCGACATCCGCCATTATGGAAGCGGGAATGCCGGAGCTACCAATACACTTAGAGTGATGGGGAAAGGACCGGCTATATTGGTGCTGGTTCTTGACGTACTGAAGGGAATTGCTGCCGTCTGGCTCGGAACCTGGGCCGGCGGCTGGGGAGGCTGGGTGGCCGTAGCCTGCGGTATTGCTGCCATTATCGGGCATAATTGGCCGCTTTATTTTCACTTCCGTGGAGGGAAGGGGATTGCGACAACGATTGGCGTGATGGCCACACTATGCTTTTGGCCTGCGCTGACTGCCGGTATTCTTGCAATCCTGGCTATTGTGTTCACCCGTTATGTGTCTCTTGGCTCACTTATTTTTGTGGCGCTTACTCCGGTCTTTCTCCTGTTTACCGGATTCACGGCTCCAGAGCTTTGGGGCAGCCTGATTATCGCTGTTTTTGCCTTCTGGCGGCACCGCAGCAATATTGTAAAAATCTCTCAGGGAAGAGAGAATAAAATCGGCTCCAAAGTCAAGGAGGGGAATCGCGTTGTCTGA
- the cmk gene encoding (d)CMP kinase: protein MDRQGTHTNDRINVAIDGPAGAGKSTVARLVARKLSYIYVDTGAMYRAITWYMLRRGIPPEAHEQVDDLVRDMVIELIPEEDVQKVLINGEDVTPHIRSLQVSGQVSQYSKLEGVRSRLSHLQRQMALRKGVVMDGRDIGTTVLPDAEVKIFMTASVEERALRRYKELKDAETVTLQQLEHDIAARDRLDEGREISPLRRAEDAILLDTTYMDIHQAVEAIVSHCRSHVNGERNHS, encoded by the coding sequence TTGGATAGGCAGGGGACACATACTAACGACAGAATTAACGTCGCCATCGACGGACCTGCCGGGGCAGGCAAGAGTACTGTAGCCCGATTGGTAGCACGCAAGCTGTCTTACATTTATGTTGATACGGGTGCTATGTACCGCGCAATTACCTGGTATATGCTCCGTCGAGGCATACCGCCGGAAGCCCATGAACAGGTGGATGATCTCGTCCGCGATATGGTAATTGAGCTTATTCCGGAGGAAGATGTACAGAAGGTGCTCATTAATGGGGAAGACGTAACCCCCCATATCCGCAGTCTTCAGGTCAGCGGTCAAGTATCGCAGTATTCGAAACTCGAAGGCGTAAGATCCAGACTCAGTCATCTGCAGCGTCAGATGGCACTCCGCAAAGGGGTTGTCATGGATGGCCGCGATATCGGTACGACCGTACTGCCGGATGCCGAAGTGAAGATTTTCATGACGGCAAGTGTGGAGGAACGTGCCCTCCGCCGTTACAAGGAGCTGAAAGATGCGGAAACAGTGACTCTCCAGCAGCTTGAACACGATATTGCAGCCCGTGACCGTCTTGATGAAGGACGGGAGATTTCACCGCTGCGCCGTGCAGAGGATGCTATTCTTCTTGACACGACCTATATGGATATCCATCAAGCCGTGGAAGCTATTGTCTCCCACTGCAGATCTCATGTTAACGGGGAGAGAAATCATTCATGA
- the ypeB gene encoding germination protein YpeB: protein MYKRLSAIMFPLTALLLVGALVWGYQENQEKNSILIKAENQYQRAFHDLSFHVERLHGELGNTLAVNASSNGMHRKGLVNVWRLTSEAQNEINQLPLTLLPFSETEEFLSKIANFSYKAAVRDFTKKPLTEAELGNLKALYKNSGEISKDLQEVQQKVIGNKLRWMDVESALATEEKAEDNTIIDGFKTVDKRVAAYPELDWGPSVASIYDKRSVKKIGGKPVTAEEIKAKAVKFADIGGNEKVDVRENGKGTEWASFTAMVSSPNHQQPISMDFTREGGLLISYNDNREVGPAKVSMEQAVTKAGEFLKKKGYPGMTAVSADRYDNLGNLTFVSSQNGVLIYPEKMTVRVALDTGDPTGFQASDFVKEHQDKREIPKPALSLAEARKHLNPEFKELYHRLAWIENEDAVELLTYEFGGKINGSQYRIYLNAADGNEEAVEEVRTSSGAQDK from the coding sequence ATGTACAAAAGATTAAGTGCCATAATGTTCCCGCTTACCGCATTGTTGCTGGTGGGAGCGCTGGTCTGGGGATATCAGGAGAACCAGGAGAAAAACTCAATTCTAATCAAAGCAGAGAATCAGTATCAGCGAGCCTTCCATGATCTTTCTTTTCATGTGGAGCGGCTTCATGGTGAACTCGGAAACACCCTTGCAGTGAACGCTTCCTCGAACGGAATGCACCGCAAAGGCCTCGTTAATGTATGGCGGTTAACCAGTGAGGCACAGAATGAAATCAATCAGCTTCCGCTTACATTGCTGCCGTTCAGTGAGACGGAGGAATTTCTTTCGAAAATCGCAAACTTCTCTTATAAAGCCGCTGTCCGTGACTTCACGAAAAAGCCGCTGACAGAAGCCGAATTGGGGAACCTCAAGGCGCTCTATAAAAATTCCGGCGAAATATCCAAGGATTTGCAGGAAGTGCAGCAGAAGGTAATTGGCAATAAGCTGCGCTGGATGGATGTGGAGTCGGCGCTCGCGACTGAGGAAAAGGCTGAGGATAATACGATTATTGACGGTTTTAAAACAGTGGATAAACGGGTTGCAGCCTATCCCGAACTGGACTGGGGACCATCCGTGGCCAGCATTTATGACAAACGTTCCGTGAAGAAAATCGGGGGCAAGCCGGTTACTGCAGAGGAAATCAAGGCAAAAGCCGTGAAGTTTGCCGACATCGGCGGTAATGAGAAGGTGGATGTCCGTGAGAACGGAAAAGGCACCGAGTGGGCTTCATTTACGGCAATGGTATCCAGCCCCAATCATCAGCAGCCGATCAGCATGGACTTTACAAGAGAAGGCGGGCTGCTGATTTCGTATAATGATAACCGCGAGGTCGGTCCGGCCAAAGTCTCGATGGAACAGGCGGTAACTAAAGCAGGCGAATTCCTGAAGAAAAAGGGTTATCCGGGAATGACTGCAGTCAGTGCGGACCGTTACGATAATCTAGGGAACCTGACCTTTGTGAGCAGCCAGAACGGTGTGCTGATCTATCCCGAGAAAATGACGGTACGGGTTGCGCTGGATACAGGGGATCCTACCGGTTTCCAGGCGAGCGACTTTGTCAAAGAACATCAGGACAAACGCGAAATCCCTAAACCCGCCCTATCGCTTGCGGAGGCCAGAAAACACTTAAACCCGGAATTCAAAGAGCTATACCACCGTCTGGCCTGGATTGAAAATGAAGATGCTGTGGAGCTTCTTACGTATGAATTCGGGGGCAAAATCAACGGTTCACAATACCGGATTTATCTGAATGCTGCGGATGGAAATGAAGAGGCAGTGGAAGAGGTGCGGACTTCCTCAGGAGCACAGGATAAATAA
- the rpsA gene encoding 30S ribosomal protein S1: protein MSEETRNQEAAANVENNETVEATETVESTVPVASNEEEVTSQEGLEIISLKKGDTVKGTIVKIEDNQAYVSIGYKYDGVIPIRELSSVQLDNAAAAVEVGQEVECKVVSINDNKESLVLSKRAIDSEKSWEDLEKYFASQEAFEVTVADVVKGGLVADVGARGFIPASMVERHFVEDFSDYKGRTLRVKVKELDRENSKVILSAKEVLEEEFEANKQKIMSELSEGQIIEGTVQRLTQFGAFVDVGGVDGLVHVSEIAWNHVEKPSDVVSEGDKVRVKVLKVDPEKGKISLSIKAAAPGPWDSAAGKINIGDVVTGEVKRLVNFGAFVELLPGVEGLVHISQISHKHIGTPHEVLKEGQEVQVKVLDFNPSEKRVSLSIKETEEAPAPTARPERRESRDRAPKEVLNNPNVSLSNEGLSFTLAERFGDKLDKFKGNN from the coding sequence ATGTCTGAAGAAACAAGAAATCAGGAAGCTGCGGCGAATGTTGAGAACAACGAAACCGTAGAAGCAACGGAAACTGTGGAATCCACTGTGCCTGTTGCCAGCAATGAAGAAGAAGTGACTAGCCAAGAAGGTTTGGAAATCATTTCTCTGAAAAAAGGCGATACCGTGAAAGGAACAATCGTCAAAATCGAAGATAACCAAGCTTATGTAAGCATTGGATATAAATACGACGGTGTGATTCCGATTCGCGAACTTTCTTCCGTACAGCTGGACAACGCTGCTGCAGCGGTTGAAGTTGGACAAGAAGTGGAATGCAAAGTAGTCAGCATCAACGACAATAAGGAAAGCCTTGTGCTCTCCAAACGTGCGATCGACAGCGAAAAATCATGGGAAGATCTTGAAAAGTATTTTGCTTCCCAAGAAGCATTCGAAGTTACTGTGGCTGATGTTGTCAAAGGCGGCCTTGTGGCTGACGTTGGCGCTCGCGGATTTATTCCTGCATCCATGGTTGAACGTCACTTCGTAGAAGATTTCAGTGACTACAAAGGCCGCACCTTGCGCGTGAAAGTGAAAGAACTCGACCGCGAGAACAGCAAGGTTATTCTGTCTGCCAAAGAAGTACTGGAAGAAGAATTCGAAGCCAACAAACAAAAAATTATGTCCGAGCTGTCCGAAGGACAAATCATCGAAGGTACAGTACAACGTCTGACTCAATTCGGCGCATTTGTTGATGTAGGCGGCGTTGACGGTCTGGTTCACGTATCCGAAATCGCTTGGAACCACGTGGAAAAACCATCTGATGTTGTATCTGAAGGCGACAAAGTTCGCGTTAAAGTCCTTAAAGTGGATCCGGAAAAAGGCAAGATCAGCCTCAGCATCAAAGCGGCTGCTCCAGGTCCTTGGGATTCCGCTGCCGGCAAAATCAACATTGGCGATGTAGTAACAGGCGAAGTTAAACGCCTTGTAAACTTCGGCGCATTTGTTGAGCTGCTTCCAGGCGTTGAAGGCCTTGTGCACATCTCGCAAATCTCCCACAAGCACATCGGCACTCCGCATGAAGTTCTTAAGGAAGGACAAGAAGTTCAAGTGAAGGTTCTGGACTTCAATCCATCCGAGAAGCGTGTTAGCCTCAGCATCAAGGAAACCGAAGAAGCTCCGGCTCCTACGGCTAGACCTGAACGCAGAGAGAGCAGAGACAGAGCGCCTAAGGAAGTGCTAAACAATCCTAACGTATCGCTCAGCAACGAAGGCCTCAGCTTCACTCTGGCTGAACGTTTCGGCGACAAGCTGGACAAATTCAAGGGCAATAACTAA
- a CDS encoding lysophospholipid acyltransferase family protein produces MIYVICRGLLRLIYAILFPLKIVGKENVPKEGGVLLCANHISLLDPMTIGIKLKRQVKYMAKAELFKVPVLGWLIDKLGAFPVKRGGVSKESIKTALNTLRSGHVMGIFPEGTRNSDSGVAKKGAASFALRSGAAVVPAAIIGSYKPFRRMTVIYGEPIDLSSFAGAGSESLEEVTDVIMGRIHEMSKTGKPSTK; encoded by the coding sequence ATGATTTATGTTATTTGCCGTGGATTGCTTCGCTTGATTTATGCCATCCTGTTCCCGCTCAAGATTGTGGGAAAAGAAAATGTGCCAAAGGAGGGCGGGGTACTGCTCTGCGCGAACCATATCAGCCTGCTTGATCCGATGACCATCGGGATTAAGCTGAAACGTCAGGTCAAGTATATGGCCAAGGCCGAACTGTTCAAGGTTCCGGTGCTGGGCTGGCTCATAGACAAACTGGGCGCTTTTCCTGTCAAACGTGGCGGCGTAAGCAAAGAATCCATTAAAACGGCCCTTAATACGCTTCGCAGCGGACATGTTATGGGCATTTTTCCGGAAGGAACGCGTAACTCTGATTCTGGTGTTGCTAAGAAAGGCGCAGCAAGCTTTGCGCTTCGCAGCGGCGCAGCAGTTGTTCCGGCCGCTATTATCGGTTCTTATAAGCCATTCCGCCGAATGACCGTTATTTATGGGGAACCCATCGATCTCAGCTCATTTGCCGGAGCAGGCAGCGAATCTCTTGAAGAAGTTACCGACGTAATTATGGGACGGATCCATGAGATGAGTAAGACCGGCAAGCCCAGTACGAAATAG
- a CDS encoding flagellar brake protein, which yields MYPKINEHLYIQVASSDPAETEIEYRSRIADMEDDAFLIEIPMQVDKGRLKKLFMGDELSAYFITEGGIKNYFSTHVIGFKEDVIRMVRIRKPEAESIFKIQRRSFLRVNAELELAVKDALGSRFLVRTDDIGGGGTSFLSDAKVKLAVSDKLSCWLLLPYRNGSTEHANFEGEIVRMKPLENGRSLVMLKFSSISDAERQKIIRYCFERQFDFRNR from the coding sequence TTGTATCCCAAAATTAATGAACATCTATACATACAGGTAGCTTCCAGTGATCCGGCGGAAACGGAGATCGAATACCGATCCAGAATCGCGGATATGGAGGATGATGCTTTTCTGATTGAAATTCCGATGCAGGTGGATAAGGGTCGGCTGAAAAAGCTGTTTATGGGGGACGAGCTCTCCGCATACTTTATTACTGAAGGCGGGATTAAGAATTATTTCAGTACTCATGTTATCGGATTTAAAGAAGATGTGATTCGTATGGTAAGGATTCGCAAGCCGGAAGCGGAATCTATCTTCAAAATCCAGCGCCGCAGCTTTCTGCGCGTTAACGCTGAGCTTGAGCTGGCTGTGAAGGATGCTCTAGGCAGCCGCTTTCTCGTCCGGACCGATGATATCGGGGGCGGAGGAACTTCATTTCTCAGCGATGCCAAGGTTAAGCTTGCGGTTTCCGACAAGCTCAGCTGCTGGCTGCTCCTTCCTTACCGCAACGGCAGCACGGAGCATGCGAATTTTGAAGGGGAAATTGTGCGGATGAAGCCGCTCGAGAACGGACGCAGTCTTGTTATGCTGAAGTTCTCGTCCATTTCCGATGCAGAACGGCAAAAAATTATCCGCTATTGCTTTGAACGGCAGTTTGATTTCCGTAACCGCTGA
- a CDS encoding NAD(P)H-dependent glycerol-3-phosphate dehydrogenase: MSDKVTVLVAGSWGTALASVLAANHSEVYLWTRRPEQAAEINEAHTNEHFLPGVSLPKNIIATTDMEKAVDGSKAVVIVAPSSGMRQVARSLKSFWKEDMLCIHATKGFETETKKRMSTVISEELGCSEGQIVVLSGPSHAEEVVRLCPTTVVVASADEERAAIAQGLFINNDFRVYTNRDQLGVELAGALKNIIALGAGLSDGLGFGDNAKAALLTRGLAEISRVGVELGANPLTFSGLAGLGDLVVTATSQHSRNWRAGWMLGQGKALAEVLDSMGMVVEGIRTTEAAYAISLNLGVQMPITDQIYHVLFKGRTPRSAVEALMGRDRKTEMEAISQETWEQWHS, encoded by the coding sequence TTGTCTGATAAAGTAACCGTGCTGGTCGCGGGCAGTTGGGGAACTGCGCTGGCATCTGTGCTGGCGGCTAACCACTCGGAAGTTTATCTATGGACACGTAGGCCTGAGCAAGCTGCCGAGATTAATGAGGCACATACGAACGAACACTTTTTACCCGGAGTGTCTTTACCCAAGAACATCATTGCCACTACAGACATGGAAAAAGCAGTGGATGGTTCGAAAGCAGTAGTCATTGTTGCACCGTCATCCGGTATGCGTCAAGTGGCGCGCAGCTTAAAGAGCTTTTGGAAGGAAGATATGCTCTGTATTCATGCTACGAAGGGTTTTGAGACGGAAACAAAGAAGCGGATGTCAACCGTGATTTCCGAAGAGCTGGGGTGCAGTGAAGGTCAGATTGTGGTTCTCTCCGGGCCCAGCCATGCCGAGGAAGTCGTCCGTCTCTGTCCGACAACGGTTGTTGTCGCTTCGGCTGATGAAGAGCGGGCTGCCATTGCACAGGGACTGTTCATTAACAACGATTTTCGTGTTTATACCAACCGCGATCAGCTGGGGGTAGAGCTGGCAGGAGCGCTAAAAAATATTATCGCCCTTGGCGCCGGTCTTTCGGATGGTCTTGGCTTCGGTGATAATGCCAAAGCAGCGCTGCTGACCCGCGGACTCGCTGAAATCTCCCGCGTTGGTGTCGAGCTGGGGGCGAATCCGCTGACCTTCTCCGGTCTGGCTGGACTCGGTGACCTGGTCGTGACGGCAACGAGCCAGCATAGCCGTAATTGGCGTGCAGGCTGGATGCTGGGACAAGGTAAAGCGCTTGCTGAAGTGCTGGATTCGATGGGCATGGTTGTAGAAGGAATTCGTACGACGGAGGCGGCCTATGCGATCTCACTGAATTTGGGCGTGCAGATGCCGATTACCGACCAGATCTATCACGTGCTGTTCAAGGGAAGAACACCCCGCAGCGCAGTAGAAGCCTTGATGGGCCGTGACCGCAAGACGGAAATGGAAGCTATCTCACAGGAAACCTGGGAGCAGTGGCATTCCTGA
- a CDS encoding DUF3939 domain-containing protein, which yields MNRQGARLGLLAGIILLLSALAGCMYPEEQMQPGSSSRESVRRVQAAVDEYQQVEGLLPILNSDESTPRYEKFVVDLEKLRKQGYLEEIPPAAFEKGGNAYFLILDEETAPVVKLMDLVTVQRVNDVQRQVNRYKADHGGKLPAGEERYPGLFSINSKQARTSGITLKSVYSGEPLEFMMDKNGRVYVDYVLDILSAIDKNGSTPVPDKDLRTELETASFYVPVKSLPYLWVSGKPVPQP from the coding sequence GTGAATAGACAAGGAGCAAGACTAGGGCTGCTTGCCGGAATCATCCTGCTGCTGTCTGCGCTGGCAGGCTGCATGTATCCCGAAGAGCAGATGCAGCCGGGAAGCAGCAGCAGGGAGAGTGTTAGGCGCGTTCAGGCGGCTGTTGATGAGTATCAGCAGGTGGAAGGGCTGCTGCCTATTCTTAATAGTGACGAGTCCACACCGCGTTATGAGAAGTTCGTAGTTGATCTTGAAAAACTGCGCAAGCAGGGGTATTTAGAGGAAATTCCGCCAGCTGCCTTCGAAAAGGGCGGGAATGCCTATTTTCTGATTCTGGATGAGGAAACCGCTCCTGTTGTGAAGCTGATGGATCTCGTCACTGTGCAGAGGGTCAATGATGTCCAGCGTCAGGTGAACCGATACAAGGCCGATCACGGGGGCAAGCTTCCGGCAGGGGAAGAACGATATCCGGGACTTTTTTCTATCAATTCCAAGCAGGCGCGGACGTCTGGGATTACACTGAAGAGTGTTTATTCCGGTGAGCCGCTGGAATTTATGATGGATAAGAACGGCAGGGTGTACGTTGATTATGTCCTTGATATTCTGTCTGCAATAGACAAAAACGGGAGTACCCCGGTGCCAGATAAGGACTTGAGAACCGAATTGGAGACGGCCTCTTTTTATGTGCCGGTGAAGTCCTTACCCTATCTGTGGGTCAGCGGCAAGCCTGTTCCCCAGCCATAA